A single Anopheles maculipalpis chromosome 3RL, idAnoMacuDA_375_x, whole genome shotgun sequence DNA region contains:
- the LOC126561214 gene encoding uncharacterized protein LOC126561214: MGRNDTVGTFFLKQFSCSIHTEDSGRDVRIESTRCSRRSELLLNTNCCTTSKKRTAFRRCRPGDGFTRPKSPKLKPYNAFTPLSELRQISIVGPSDFCNSFEANQSFPRVGRSCLRYGGQLSRASFVSKINSPARLSWYSMANMDRVRVDGSNGVRFTAFRSKGGCYPHGVSSPYNNSYIASTSESIGRLTKSDINPNKAVFTIDSKTSRILIVNRNACELLGYSSKELCEMEFTSLLLNKSKMHVSALAEGQLNSEDGTVIILSGKVVELCTKYDKNVAVSLWVRQIDIEGQRCLAVAEPVERRIAQVVIDQSGYILSGDNEALMLFQLDSIDKFVGMDVALLIPAIQLPDPDTSLIAKHIRKQKATGKTQDGVSFPLCLIISHHETGTDTTDSGLSNPGALLYMVTIWVYTNLSGLLVIDENSIIESCNHHFSMLMFGIPQSRTIGEHITKLIPNFGQESDCLTRSRNATLSSLDNDESETETDHVELENSKGDFLQSSALHDLKSSHCDSLSPVKEPRKVCLDFTNASQTGKRSSFSMVAVTSTIPGGSTAEDHTDAEQVVANGSEHVTDVQPVKQHNIVLMVSDKMVYVEDNSENNPNYANVSNAQNSHALKPCTSSLAPTAATVGTATENITVASNASAAAVAAAGPAGGEESANKNSSVLASEDYVNLSESDLLTPVNENSLCMNLLHPKNVSINETKSPLYTSEDINVALLKDSTPASAPPVMVTPRFIKPYEHVKGQGSLVTSTPDQHKRHSAGGINDIIRQMGISAKRMSYVDGKYRGEAIHYDGNVIDIIYTIASQMLPCGRKVYCIWISRDPESSYNNLEEANVTLTFNSITSTIDNSLGQQGKSMNAANAPVNASQSRPNSVSLVSQCEEEQVFGEYNKHYTTIKQIGKGAYGYVKLSYRNTDRLLVISKFILKEKLCSNFMIATEDKKEIPMEIYLLTHVKHPNIVTVFDVFENEKFFQLVMEVHGSGMDLFEFIDRRPALTEKLGCHIFRQIANAVDYLHSLNILHRDIKDENIIIDQHFHVKLIDFGSATFMQEGKLFSTFYGTTEYCSPEVLAGNKYAGPELEMWSLGVTLYVLMFFENPFLDIEETLKSELIIPQEISPELEYVLLALLDKNPKTRITMKQLILTEWLTQDINPSTFNFAQIVPCEPYEVNPEKYYNGQIYSSQTGLSTSPHSLSLVDDEEEEGDDEDDEPHAHIDDSFVDPEELQDDDVCPLSHDDERTPERSYEVYSIRDTNTASIVLGKGIQNLSLQETSDTKSSSTCTSHSSKNDSSSVAVVVSTGNSNPCFAYHEQPVPVVVPCCGGGGGGGGGTSLENISPMGCTGGKSERTIPQSVPVTSASTSPLVCVTDDVYKPSLFDCNLKRVVSVDTAANVVPSSSVIPNTPSMLSLQGNNIEDNFRQSNKFRQCDSSCSTTPSLALPTSSVLMCTIMPYSVLNSGDSCCSSVTTMSSCCSFDEHHLNFRCPDDSTSSSAADTPTNCCSQEVSQSQINAKSPLPKKSTYDDASNLLLLDTRHYAASSSSTSPCSSLTSSKSENNIFDGNFATFSSIYDVVSMDSVTDAGNVTGPDLSVMLPFHGCAVTDLSRTLAPPSAAATLQDMNAASESVGQARWHQTQVQQPPGHHELGVSDSLPAIEEEVPDTTNRTKCNYDETVGKQSLQETNSLQQQNHHHPGDDGDTSNSESLTGGCASLELMNHGITKKDENDHTNDSDYEHDSFEEEVGDDR, from the exons ATGGGGAGG AACGATACAGTGGGCACATTTTTCCTTAAACAATTCAGTTGCAGTATTCATACGGAGGACAGCGGGAGAGATGTGCGCATAGAATCAACACGATGCAGCAGAAGAAGTGAGCTGCTCTTGAACACAAACTGCTGTACTACTAGCAAGAAGCGTACTGCATTCCGTCGGTGCCGTCCAGGTGATGGATTTACGAGACCTAAATCTCCTAAACTCAAACCGTACAATGCATTCACACCGCTAAGTGAACTAAG ACAAATCTCCATAGTTGGGCCGAGTGATTTTTGCAACTCTTTTGAAGCAAATCAAAGTTTTCCGCGCGTAGGAAGAAGCTGCTTACGGTACGGTGGACAACTCAGCAGAGCGTCGTTCGTAAGTAAAATCAATTCCCCTGCACGGCTGAGCTGGTACTCGATGGCGAACATGGATCGGGTGCGTGTGGACGGCTCCAATGGTGTCCGCTTTACCGCCTTCCGTTCGAAGGGAGGCTGCTATCCGCATGGTGTATCGTCGCCGTACAACAATTCGTACATTGCATCCACCTCGGAGTCAATAGGCCGGCTTACGAAAAGTGACATCAATCCAAATAAGGCGGTCTTTACCATTGACTCGAAAACGTCCCGAATTCTGATCGTAAATCGAAATGCCTGCGAGTTGCTAGGATACAGCTCGAAGGAGCTGTGTGAAATGGAGTTTACCAGCCTACTGCTGAACAAAAGTAAAATGCACGTGTCGGCGTTGGCGGAGGGTCAGTTGAACAGTGAAGATGGGACGGTGATAATTCTGAGCGGAAAAGTGGTCGAGCTGTGCACAAAGTACGACAAAAATGTAGCCGTCTCGCTGTGGGTTCGACAGATCGACATCGAGGGACAGAGATGTCTAGCCGTGGCAGAACCGGTCGAACGACGAATAGCCCAGGTGGTGATCGACCAGAGTGGATACATTTTATCGGGCGATAACGAGGCCCTGATGCTTTTCCAACTGGATTCGATCGATAAATTTGTTGGAATGGATGTGGCGCTTCTAATACCTGCCATCCAACTACCCGATCCAGACACCAGTCTTATCGCGAAGCATATCAGAAAGCAGAAAGCGACCGGTAAAACACAGGACGGCGTTTCTTTCCCACTGTGTTTGATAATTTCTCACCACGAAACCGGTACCGACACTACGGACAGTGGACTATCAAATCCTGGCGCACTGCTTTACATGGTTACGATCTGGGTGTACACCAATCTGTCCGGGTTGCTGGTGATCGATGAAAATTCCATTATAGAATCATGCAATCATCACTTTTCCATGCTTATGTTTGGTATTCCGCAAAGCAGGACGATCGGAGAGCACATAACCAAGCTGATACCTAACTTTGGTCAGGAGAGCGATTGTTTGACAAGGAGTCGAAACGCAACACTGTCGTCGCTCGATAACGACGAATCGGAAACGGAAACGGATCACGTGGAGCTAGAGAACAGCAAGGGAGATTTTCTGCAATCGAGTGCATTGCATGACTTAAAATCATCCCACTGTGATAGTCTCAGTCCGGTAAAGGAACCACGTAAGGTGTGTCTGGATTTTACGAATGCTTCACAAACCGGGAAACGATCGTCATTCAGTATGGTAGCTGTTACGAGTACGATCCCCGGTGGATCAACGGCAGAAGACCATACGGATGCAGAACAAGTAGTTGCAAATGGTAGCGAACATGTCACCGATGTGCAACCAGTAAAGCAGCACAACATAGTTCTTATGGTGTCAGATAAGATGGTATATGTAGAGGACAATAGCGAAAACAATCCTAATTATGCAAACGTATCAAACGCACAAAATTCCCATGCCTTAAAG CCGTGCACTTCTTCATTagcgccaacagcagcaacagtaggAACCGCAACGGAAAACATAACAGTAGCAAGCaatgcatcagcagcagcagtagcagcagcaggaccAGCTGGTGGCGAAGAGTCAGCGAATAAGAATAGTAGTGTCTTAGCGTCGGAAGATTATGTTAACCTATCGGAGAGTGATTTGCTCACGCCAGTCAACGAAAACTCATTGTGTATGAATTTATTACACCCCAAGAATGTGTCTatcaacgaaacgaaaagccCACTGTACACTTCGGAGGACATAAACGTGGCACTGCTGAAGGACAGCACACCAGCCAGCGCACCACCGGTTATGGTTACACCACGCTTCATAAAACCGTACGAACACGTAAAGGGACAAGGTTCACTGGTAACCTCTACGCCGGATCAGCACAAACGTCATTCGGCGGGCGGTATTAACGACATCATCCGACAGATGGGAATATCCGCCAAACGAATGTCTTACGTAGACGGAAAGTATAGAGGAGAAGCGATTCATTACGATGGAAATGTGATCGATATTATCTACACCATCGCTAGCCAGATGCTGCCCTGCGGACGTAAGGTCTATTGTATCTGGATAAGCCGAGATCCAGAATCTTCGTACAACAATCTAGAAGAGGCGAACGTAACGCTTACTTTTAACAGTATTACCAGCACGATCGACAACTCTCTGGGTCAGCAGGGGAAAAGTATGAATGCGGCGAATGCGCCAGTAAACGCCAGCCAGAGCCGACCGAACTCTGTGTCGCTTGTGTCGCAGTGCGAAGAAGAGCAGGTGTTTGGAGAGTACAATAAACACTACACAACGATAAAGCAAATCGGCAAAGGTGCGTACGGGTACGTGAAGCTAAGCTACCGCAACACGGACCGCCTGTTGGTAATATCGAAGTTCATACTGAAGGAGAAATTGTGCTCCAACTTTATGATCGCTACGGAGGATAAGAAGGAAATCCCGATGGAGATATATCTGCTGACCCACGTGAAGCATCCCAACATCGTGACCGTGTTCGATGTgtttgaaaacgaaaaattctTCCAGCTCGTCATGGAAGTGCACGGCTCGGGAATGGATCTGTTCGAGTTTATCGATCGACGGCCGGCGCTTACGGAAAAGCTTGGTTGTCACATTTTCCGCCAGATTGCGAATGCGGTCGACTATCTCCATTCGCTAAACATTCTGCATCGTGATATCAAGGACGAAAATATCATAATCGATCAACATTTTCACGTGAAGCTAATTGATTTCGGATCGGCCACATTCATGCAGGAAGGTAAGCTGTTTTCCACGTTCTACGGCACAACGGAGTACTGCAGCCCGGAAGTACTGGCCGGAAACAAGTATGCCGGTCCGGAGCTAGAAATGTGGTCACTAGGTGTGACGCTGTACGTGCTGATGTTTTTCGAAAACCCGTTCCTAGACATCGAGGAAACGCTCAAGTCGGAATTAATAATACCGCAAGAGATTAGTCCCGAGTTGGAGTATGTGTTATTGGCGTTACTGgacaaaaatcccaaaacgAGAATAACGATGAAACAATTAATTCTTACCGAATGGTTGACCCAGGACATCAATCCGAGCACGTTTAACTTTGCACAAATTGTTCCCTGCGAACCGTACGAAGTGAACCCGGAGAAGTACTACAACGGACAGATTTACTCTAGTCAAACCGGGCTCTCCACATCGCCGCACAGTTTGTCGCTGGTAGACGACGAAGAGGAGGAAGGTGACGACGAGGATGACGAGCCCCATGCCCATATTGATGATTCTTTCGTTGATCCGGAAGAGTTgcaggatgatgatgtttgtcCTTTGTCGCACGATGATGAGCGAACGCCAGAACGATCTTACG AAGTGTACAGTATACGGGACACAAATACTGCCAGTATTGTACTGGGCAAAGGAATTCAAAATCTCTCTCTGCAAGAAACTAGTGACACGAAATCGTCATCTACATGCACTAgtcacagcagcaaaaacgatTCCTCGTCAGTTGCCGTCGTTGTTAGTACAGGTAATTCAAATCCTTGCTTCGCGTACCACGAACAGCCAGTTCCTGTCGTTGTTCCttgctgtggtggtggtggtggtggtggtggtgggactTCCTTAGAAAATATTTCTCCGATGGGTTGTACTGGCGGTAAAAGTGAAAGAACGATCCCACAATCTGTCCCCGTCACCAGTGCCAGTACCAGTCCCCTTGTATGTGTTACCGATGATGTGTATAAGCCTAGTCTGTTTGATTGTAATCTTAAGCGTGTTGTTTCTGTTGATACAGCAGCTAATGTTGTTCCTTCCTCGTCGGTAATCCCAAACACCCCCTCAATGTTGTCCCTCCAGGGAAATAATATCGAGGACAATTTTCGACAGTCGAACAAGTTCCGACAGTGCGATTCGAGTTGTTCCACTACACCATCACTTGCATTGCCAACTTCTTCCGTGTTGATGTGCACCATAATGCCATACTCGGTGCTGAATAGTGGAGATAGTTGCTGCAGCAGTGTCACTACCATGAGCAGTTGCTGCAGCTTTGACGAACACCATTTGAATTTTCGCTGTCCGGATGATAGCACTAGTAGTAGTGCGGCCGACACGCCAACAAACTGTTGCTCGCAGGAGGTCTCGCAATCTCAAATCAATGCCAAGTCTCCGTTGCCGAAGAAGAGTACTTATGACGATGCGTCGAATTTGCTACTACTGGACACACGTCACTATGCCGCCTCGTCTTCTTCGACCAGTCCTTGTAGTTCGCTGACTTCATCCAAATCGGAGAATAACATATTCGATGGCAACTTTGCAACGTTTAGCTCGATATATGACGTTGTAAGCATGGACAGTGTAACTGATGCGGGCAATGTGACTGGTCCCGATCTATCGGTGATGCTTCCCTTTCATGGCTGTGCTGTTACGGATCTGTCTCGCACTCTCGCACCTCCATCCGCGGCGGCCACCCTGCAAGATATGAACGCCGCCAGCGAGTCCGTTGGACAGGCTCGATGGC ATCAGACACAAGTGCAGCAACCGCCCGGACATCACGAGCTAGGTGTGAGTGATTCTTTACCCGCAATTGAGGAGGAAGTGCCAGACACCACGAATCGAACGAAATGCAATTATGATGAGACGGTGGGGAAGCAAAGCTTACAGGAAACTAACAGCCTGCAACagcaaaaccatcatcatcctggtgatgatggtgacacGAGCAATAGTGAAAGTTTAACAGGTGGTTGTGCTTCGCTCGAGCTGATGAACCATGGGATAACGAAGAAGGATGAGAACGATCATACGAATGATAGCGATTACGAGCATGATAGTTTCGAGGAGGAGGTAGGCGATGATCGCTAA
- the LOC126562394 gene encoding serpin B3-like translates to MWWPVVLFLWWAESGSGVRGTTQIRFPYSSTNFSLSLYKAAFRAEQNVVVAPFTLQNSIAMLYSIATGTTRDRLREVFGLSSNFTEFIIKQKLLHYTLSDVGGSEGFRLKNRIIVNGFREVDARMRTIMHEDLDTVLMYFDFAQREGVVRRANHFLSMRTNGLIRDTLFLGDVPRHLQLIQLSTGSFRPPFASGFDARDTIARDFRTGWIEKLYQTTTMFKEGDFRFARIPELEIEVLELPFHTRSDSVLWIMLPDRDAELERIVKALEPEHFDAIYAHFSMKRASIVVPVFSIKTEFNATEFLRNTVGLDALFRMRELRFFDDHDSALDGVMHRAAISVHEQSAEAGGVATVHSFSKRSAPTTSYQFYVGRSFLFALLKKSTKQLLFIGHLYRPHDLVEV, encoded by the coding sequence ATGTGGTGGCCGGTTGTGCTATTCCTGTGGTGGGCCGAGTCCGGTTCCGGTGTGCGTGGCACGACGCAGATACGGTTCCCGTACAGCAGCACCAACTTTAGCCTCAGTCTGTACAAGGCAGCGTTCCGGGCAGAGCAGAATGTGGTCGTTGCTCCATTCACGTTGCAGAACAGCATCGCCATGCTGTACTCCATCGCAACCGGGACAACGCGCGATCGGCTGCGCGAAGTGTTCGGTTTGTCGTCCAATTTCACTGAGTTTATCATCAAACAGAAACTGTTGCACTACACGCTGAGCGATGTTGGCGGTTCGGAGGGCTTCCGCTTGAAGAACCGCATAATTGTGAATGGATTCCGCGAGGTGGACGCCAGGATGCGCACCATCATGCACGAGGATCTCGACACGGTGCTCATGTACTTTGACTTTGCCCAGCGTGAAGGCGTCGTGCGGAGAGCGAACCACTTTCTCAGTATGCGCACGAACGGGCTCATCCGGGACACGCTGTTCCTTGGTGATGTGCCGCGACATTTGCAGCTAATCCAGCTAAGCACCGGATCGTTTCGGCCACCGTTTGCGAGCGGGTTCGATGCGAGGGACACGATCGCGCGAGACTTTCGAACCGGATGGATTGAGAAGCTCTACCAGACGACCACAATGTTCAAGGAGGGCGATTTCCGCTTCGCCCGTATCCCAGAGCTAGAGATTGAGGTGCTGGAGTTGCCGTTCCATACGCGTAGTGATTCGGTGCTGTGGATAATGCTGCCCGACCGGGATGCCGAGCTGGAGCGCATCGTGAAAGCGCTGGAGCCGGAACATTTTGACGCGATCTACGCGCACTTTAGTATGAAGCGAGCCAGCATTGTGGTGCCCGTGTTCTCGATCAAGACAGAGTTTAATGCGACCGAGTTCCTGAGGAATACGGTCGGGCTGGACGCGCTGTTTCGGATGCGGGAGTTACGCTTCTTCGACGATCACGATTCCGCACTCGATGGGGTGATGCATCGGGCGGCTATTTCCGTTCATGAGCAGTCAGCCGAGGCCGGTGGTGTCGCGACGGTGCACAGCTTCAGTAAACGGAGCGCTCCAACGACCTCGTACCAATTCTACGTCGGTCGATCGTTTCTGTTTGCGCTCTTAAAGAAATCAACCAAACAGCTTCTTTTCATAGGCCACCTTTATAGGCCACACGATCTAGTGGAGGTGTGA
- the LOC126563539 gene encoding cell division cycle protein 27 homolog translates to MIVQEPVQAAIWHCLNHYHYQDATFLAERLCAEVDSEESVFLLATCYYRAGQKHLAHWLLSKKSVRLTQCRFLLSKCAFDLKKYSEAEHALINDDHLRPKHLDEIVKEFGDIACFALELLSKICLKTERSKLANDASRRAIKLNPFLWQSFADLCSRGEKPDPDSVFQLSSTDIFQTSQAHQYNSIVWFGGTGYHCNPPLDSSVGVNDCTADLVGEIADNPSTPVDQCFTQNVNTPNNQCPPGAPPGLGHVPQQQQQQNLNYSYFNSSVGSIRLGGSNVSAGEQTPNANVFTEHNNTPFRKQQFKYLSTISPSTPSFGVLPIVHTPNESMAFVITPSPQLVPMGTPVGQTGTTTLIQQQGSQFMQFATGMQQTPQQQQQQSQGIIGEGALADSHAVAPNRKIALLSSNKKMRRHHHNNLGTMGNIINRKHDSPHHPQQAAIQLLQQQSTNTKPIVFSQTGNQLTTTPRTPNTTGGALQHGQNVRRSSRLFSNSNSVKENAKSPQLNNKFVAPRSPPRRTKQRISKTINNSVTTLLENIPEKKSSSVCGPGADAPVKEKIETITSTVNDNGSSPLLNEKVMLNNSINSAQKMAQQVLQLKKQSADGLMTLLRELGHGFLRLQNYECEKAIEHFSNVPLHHYESSWVKSMIAVAHHEMRDYESAVHLFHDIHEREPYRLQYMEIYSTDLWHLQKDVLLSSLAQDLMAQDKTSPITWCVAGNCFSAHKEHETAIKFFFRAIQVDEDFAYSYALLGHELVMTEELEKALSMYRLAVLHDPRHYNAWFGIGTVFCKQERHELAELHYRRALQIHPRNSVIMVHIAVMQFFLRKTDQAIRTLNAAIALDPRNPQCKFQRGSMFFMMGRYHEALKELDELKQIVPKEAMVYYLMGKIHKKLGNVDLALMHLSWATDLGSKGANNQIKDNFDSIIRTQDGDGGMEGDGGLVGGGGGESSRAGDSGAGAAGSGGGTTVHDADGDGVDDKVGSVGSLDPEAGSSSIDPDYSLGIEQISSDDSTAAVSMRNESLDIIANNFYDSDSY, encoded by the exons ATGATTGTTCAAGAACCAGTGCAG GCCGCAATATGGCACTGCCTAAACCATTACCACTATCAGGATGCTACATTCCTTGCGGAACGGCTCTGTGCAGAAG TGGATTCGGAAGAGAGTGTTTTTCTACTTGCCACATGTTATTACCGTGCAGGACAAAAGCATCTGGCACACTGGCTACTGTCGAAAAAGAGCGTTCGTTTGACACAGTGTCGTTTTCTGCTTTCAAAGTGCGcctttgatttaaaaaa ATACTCGGAAGCAGAACACGCGTTGATCAACGATGATCATCTCAGACCAAAGCATTTGGATGAGATCGTGAAGGAATTTGGCGATATTGCCTGCTTCGCGTTAGAGTTGCTTTCAAAAATATGCCTCAAGACTGAACGATCCAAGCTGGCGAACGATGCCAGCAGGCGAGCGATCAAGTTGAACCCGTTCCTGTGGCAATCGTTCGCCGATCTGTGCAGCCGGGGTGAAAAACCCGATCCGGACAGTGTGTTTCAGCTAAGCAGCACTGATATCTTCCAAACCAGCCAAGCACATCAATACAATTCGATTGTGTGGTTTGGTGGGACGGGTTATCACTGCAACCCGCCGTTGGATTCGTCAGTGGGTGTCAACGATTGCACGGCGGATCTGGTGGGCGAAATTGCCGATAATCCTTCGACGCCGGTTGACCAATGCTTTACGCAAAATGTTAATACACCGAACAATCAATGTCCACCCGGTGCACCACCCGGACTGGGGCACGttcctcagcagcagcagcagcaaaatctgaaCTACTCGTACTTTAACAGTTCTGTTGGATCGATACGCTTAGGTGGGTCCAATGTAAGCGCTGGAGAGCAAACGCCAAACGCCAATGTATTCACggaacacaacaacacaccatTCCGTAAGCAGCAGTTTAAGTATCTATCTACGATAAGCCCTTCAACGCCCAGCTTTGGCGTGCTACCGATCGTGCACACACCGAACGAGTCGATGGCGTTCGTGATAACGCCTTCTCCACAGCTAGTGCCGATGGGTACGCCAGTCGGACAGACTGGTACGACGACACTGATACAGCAGCAAGGTTCACAGTTTATGCAATTTGCCACCGGTATGCAACAGacgccacagcagcagcaacaacaaagccAAGGAATAATCGGCGAAGGCGCGCTAGCAGATTCGCACGCTGTAGCTCCCAATCGCAAGATCGCACTACTCAGTAGCAACAAGAAAATGCGTCGACATCACCATAACAACCTCGGCACTATGGGCAACATTATTAACCGCAAGCACGACTCGCCGCACCATCCTCAGCAGGCGGCTATCCAGTTGCTCCAGCAACAAAGCACCAACACTAAACCGATCGTTTTTAGTCAAACCGGAAATCAACTGACTACCACGCCACGAACCCCCAACACAACTGGCGGCGCTTTGCAACATGGCCAGAATGTGCGGCGCAGCTCGCGCCtcttcagcaacagcaattcGGTCAAGGAGAATGCAAAGAGTCCACAATTGAACAACAAATTCGTTGCGCCCCGCTCACCACCCCGGCGAACAAAGCAACGCATCTCAAAGACAATCAATAACAGTGTCACAACGTTGCTTGAAAACATACCAGAAAAGAAATCGTCGTCCGTGTGTGGGCCGGGCGCGGATGCGCCGGTGAAAGAGAAAATCGAAACCATCACTTCCACTGTCAACGACAACGGTTCCTCACCCTTACTGAACGAGAAGGTGATGCTGAACAATAGCATTAACAGTGCGCAAAAGATGGCACAGCAGGTGCTGCAGTTGAAGAAGCAAAGTGCGGACGGGCTGATGACCCTGCTAAGGGAGCTTGGCCACGGGTTTCTTCGATTACAAAACTACGAATGCGAGAAAGCGATCGAACATTTTTCGAACGTTCCGCTACACCATTACGAGAGCAGTTGGGTCAAAAGCATGATAGCGGTGGCCCACCACGAAATGCGTGACTACGAGTCGGCGGTGCACCTTTTCCACGACATACACGAGCGCGAACCGTACCGGCTGCAATATATGGAAATCTACAGCACCGATCTGTGGCATCTGCAGAAGGACGTGTTGTTGTCGTCGCTGGCGCAAGATCTGATGGCCCAGGACAAAACCTCCCCCATTACCTGGTGCGTGGCTGGCAACTGTTTTTCCGCCCACAAGGAACACGAGACGGCGATCAAGTTCTTCTTCCGTGCAATACAGGTCGATGAGGACTTTGCGTACAGTTACGCGCTGTTAGGCCACGAGCTGGTAATGACGGAAGAGCTCGAAAAGGCACTTTCAATGTACCGGTTAGCTGTGCTGCACGATCCGCGACACTACAATGCCTGGTTCGGTATCGGTACGGTATTTTGCAAACAGGAGCGGCACGAGCTAGCTGAACTACACTACCGGAGAGCGTTGCAGATCCATCCGCGCAACTCCGTCATCATGGTGCACATAGCCGTGATGCAATTCTTTCTCAGGAAAACCGATCAAGCCATACGAACGCTGAACGCTGCGATCGCGCTCGATCCACGGAACCCTCAGTGCAAGTTCCAGCGTGGCTCGATGTTCTTCATGATGGGGCGCTATCACGAGGCTCTCAAAGAGCTGGACGAGCTGAAGCAAATCGTGCCAAAGGAAGCGATGGTATACTATCTCATGGGAAAGATTCACAAAAAGTTGGGTAACGTCGATCTGGCACTGATGCATCTGAGCTGGGCCACTGACCTCGGATCGAAGGGCGCAAACAATCAGATAAAGGACAATTTCGATTCCATCATACGGACGCAGGACGGTGATGGTGGGATGGAAGGAGACGGTGGACTGGTGGGAGGAGGAGGCGGTGAATCGAGTAGGGCGGGTGATTCTGGTGCGGGTGCGGCTGGTAGCGGTGGCGGCACTACTGTGCACGACGCCGATGGGGACGGAGTGGATGATAAAGTCGGCAGTGTGGGCAGTCTTGATCCGGAGGCGGGCAGTAGCAGCATCGATCCGGACTATTCGCTCGGCATCGAGCAGATATCTAGTGATGATTCAACCGCGGCCGTCAGTATGCGAAATGAGTCGCTCGACATAATAGCAAACAATTTCTACGATAGTGATAGCTATTAG
- the LOC126562305 gene encoding nuclear receptor coactivator 5 has product MANIPPINSRVYVGGLGEQVKLEEFEELFKDCKPYQDITLLRGFGFIQFHTEKAAQAAINTMNGKLFNGRKLMVKVANDNRAKKGLLPRGAPGAASIAKTPIPAASVRDRSPVDAIHPLKRGYHPLQYSVADLSSVYPETPIGQAPLRGIESNDCEIIVVNKELTPYAEMIEARLKRAGLSVDLLFPNNDVPIGKVLANRASQGTYYCIVITPENQERNSITVNVLHGIPAEHRNMPTDDALNFVVKNFNEKKRRENAPHSLSTYHHAAPSQPMPLHAEPSQTQEKHPEAIQNMINLLAVNRPLTVLQYERLIKYLTERKELQIRLELGEDVDTTTASALIPPIIPASKTKQETERELQKKILDIMNKPSIIGVTKTTTTAAAATENISAESSRFNMNLLPTSRLLHDPKVQRALDSLLQSQLLSNVGYKM; this is encoded by the exons ATGGCAAACATTCCACCGATAAATTCGAGAGTGTATGTCGGAGGCTTGGGAGAGCAGGTCAAGTTGGAAGAGTTCGAAGAACTCTTCAAAGACTGCAAGCCGTACCAAGATATAACGCTATTGCGCGGATTTGGCTTCATACAGTTTCACACTGAAAAAGCAGCCCAAGCCGCCATTAACACTATGAATGGAAAGTTGTTCAACGGGCGTAAGCTGATGGTAAAGGTAGCGAATGATAATCGTGCCAAAAAGGGTCTACTCCCTCGGGGAGCGCCAGGAGCTGCTTCTATTGCGAAAACACCCATCCCGGCTGCATCTGTTCGGGACCGATCGCCCGTGGATGCAATTCATCCACTGAAACGAGGATACCATCCGCTCCAGTATAGTGTGGCCGATTTGAGTAGCGTCTATCCAGAAACACCGATCGGCCAAGCTCCGCTGCGTGGTATCGAAAGCAACGATTGTGAGATCATAGTCGTTAACAAGGAGCTAAC CCCTTATGCCGAGATGATCGAAGCACGTTTGAAGCGTGCGGGACTAAGCGTTGATCTACTGTTTCCCAACAACGATGTTCCGATAGGCAAAGTACTCGCCAACAGAGCATCCCAGGGCACATACTATTGTATTGTCATTACACCGGAAAATCAAGAGCGCAACAGTATCACCGTGAACGTTTTGCACGGCATACCAGCGGAACATCGCAACATGCCGACGGATGATGCTTTAAATTTCGTCgtaaaaaatttcaatgaaaagaaaaggcgCGAGAATGCACCACACAGCCTCTCGACATACCATCATGCTGCACCGTCCCAACCCATGCCATTACACGCGGAACCTTCGCAAACGCAGGAAAAACATCCAGAAGCGATACAGAACATGATAAACCTGCTAGCTGTAAACCGCCCGCTAACCGTTCTACAGTACGAAAGATTGATAAAGTATCTAACCGAACGAAAAGAATTGCAAATAAGGCTAGAACTGGGAGAGGACGTCGATACCACGACAGCATCTGCATTAATACCGCCAATTATTCCCGCCTCCAAGACCAAGCAGGAAACGGAACGGGAACTCCAAAAGAAAATCTTGGACATAATGAACAAACCATCCATTATCGGGGTCACAAAGACGACTACCACTGCTGCGGCAGCAACAGAAAACATAAGTGCTGAAAGCAGCAGATTTAACATGAATCTTCTTCCAACCTCTAGACTGCTTCATGATCCAAAGGTGCAACGTGCGCTAGACTCCCTGTTGCAAAGTCAGCTGCTTTCGAACGTTGGGTACAAAATGTAA